From the genome of Geminocystis herdmanii PCC 6308, one region includes:
- a CDS encoding ribose-phosphate pyrophosphokinase has translation MSHSATLTLSSMLQQQVSDTNRLRLFSGSANIGLATEVARYLGMDLGPMIRKRFADGELYVQIQESIRGCDVYLIQPCCNPVNDNLMELLIMIDACRRASARQITAVIPYYSYARADRKTAGRESISAKLVANLITKAGAHRVLAMDLHSAQIQGYFDIPLDHVYGSPVILDYFQQKRIEDLVVVSPDVGGVARARAFAKKLDDAPLAIIDKRRQAHNVAEVMNVIGDVKGKNAILVDDMIDTAGTLLEGARLLKKEGANKIYACATHAVFSGPAVSRLSSDVFEEVVVTNTIPIPLDNYFPQLKVLSVANLLGETIWRIHEDSSVSIMFR, from the coding sequence GTGAGTCATTCCGCCACTTTAACACTCAGTTCGATGTTGCAACAACAAGTATCGGACACAAACCGTTTAAGATTGTTTTCCGGTTCAGCCAATATTGGTTTAGCTACGGAAGTAGCTCGATATTTAGGCATGGATTTAGGTCCTATGATTCGCAAAAGATTTGCAGACGGAGAATTATATGTCCAAATTCAAGAATCGATTCGAGGTTGTGATGTCTATTTAATCCAACCTTGTTGTAATCCCGTCAATGATAATCTGATGGAGTTGCTAATTATGATTGATGCTTGTCGTCGAGCATCAGCACGGCAAATAACAGCAGTTATCCCTTATTATTCTTATGCTAGAGCCGATCGAAAAACGGCTGGTAGAGAATCTATTTCTGCCAAATTAGTTGCCAATTTAATCACTAAAGCCGGAGCTCATCGAGTTTTAGCGATGGATTTGCATTCAGCCCAAATTCAGGGTTATTTCGACATTCCCTTAGATCATGTCTATGGTTCGCCTGTAATTCTCGATTATTTCCAACAAAAGCGTATTGAAGATTTAGTTGTGGTATCTCCTGACGTTGGTGGAGTTGCCAGAGCGAGAGCCTTTGCGAAAAAATTAGATGATGCACCTCTTGCCATTATCGACAAACGCCGTCAAGCTCATAACGTAGCAGAAGTGATGAATGTTATCGGCGATGTTAAGGGCAAAAATGCCATTTTAGTGGATGACATGATTGATACAGCGGGAACATTATTAGAAGGTGCAAGACTCTTGAAGAAAGAAGGAGCGAATAAAATATATGCTTGTGCTACTCATGCCGTGTTTTCTGGTCCTGCGGTATCTCGTCTTTCCAGCGATGTCTTTGAAGAAGTCGTGGTAACTAATACTATTCCGATTCCTTTGGATAACTATTTCCCTCAATTAAAAGTGTTATCGGTGGCAAATCTTCTGGGAGAAACCATTTGGCGGATTCATGAGGATAGCTCTGTTAGTATCATGTTTCGATAA